From Methanomicrobiales archaeon HGW-Methanomicrobiales-1, a single genomic window includes:
- a CDS encoding RNA methyltransferase, with the protein MKLLFELSGENPTLPFAELSCVGTILEERLQVAVVDCPHPEQAQRLAMTQVVLEYLGECEPNIPAFKNLLKELAITTTRTFAGRAKKVHGGLYELNPSSQREFERCIGDMIAGPVSLNNPETEYRAILSEDKCYFGRVLFSINRSGYDERNPGKRDFFHPGVMMPRMARTLANIAGVQAGDRVLDPFCGTGGILIEAELLGAHAIGSDFDPLMISGSRQNCSQSFLMLADATRLPFKDHSIDSVVTDLPYGQSVCIKKADTMDNLYAGALDEIRRVLKPGRRAVVVTHKDISVIARQHMTVLQQHEQRVHKSLTRRVLVLGH; encoded by the coding sequence ATGAAGTTGCTCTTTGAGCTTTCCGGTGAGAACCCGACGCTCCCCTTTGCGGAACTTTCCTGTGTCGGCACTATCTTAGAAGAGCGCCTGCAGGTTGCAGTCGTGGATTGTCCCCACCCGGAACAGGCACAACGGCTTGCAATGACCCAGGTAGTGCTCGAATATCTCGGGGAATGCGAGCCGAATATCCCGGCATTTAAAAATTTACTCAAAGAACTTGCTATCACCACGACCCGTACGTTTGCCGGAAGGGCAAAGAAAGTCCATGGGGGGCTTTATGAACTCAACCCCTCCTCACAACGGGAATTCGAACGGTGTATTGGCGATATGATTGCCGGCCCGGTATCTTTAAACAATCCCGAAACCGAATACCGTGCAATTCTCTCCGAGGATAAGTGTTATTTTGGCAGGGTCCTCTTCTCCATTAACCGTTCGGGTTATGATGAGAGAAATCCCGGTAAGCGGGACTTTTTCCACCCGGGGGTAATGATGCCCCGCATGGCAAGAACCCTGGCAAATATCGCGGGCGTTCAGGCGGGAGACCGCGTCCTTGACCCCTTCTGCGGCACCGGGGGAATTCTTATTGAGGCAGAATTGCTGGGGGCTCATGCAATCGGCAGCGATTTCGATCCACTGATGATATCGGGCAGTCGTCAGAATTGTTCACAGTCTTTCCTGATGCTTGCTGACGCAACCCGGCTACCCTTCAAGGATCATTCGATCGATTCAGTGGTAACTGATCTGCCCTATGGTCAGTCAGTCTGTATAAAAAAAGCAGATACCATGGATAACCTCTATGCCGGTGCACTCGATGAAATCCGGCGTGTATTAAAACCGGGCCGACGGGCTGTTGTGGTAACTCACAAGGACATTTCAGTGATCGCCCGACAGCATATGACCGTTCTCCAGCAGCACGAACAGCGCGTTCACAAGAGTCTTACCCGCCGGGTTCTCGTTCTCGGCCATTAA